One window of uncultured Trichococcus sp. genomic DNA carries:
- the pdxS gene encoding pyridoxal 5'-phosphate synthase lyase subunit PdxS, with protein MTTKIIGSEKVKRGMAQMQKGGVIMDVVNAEQARIAEAAGAVAVMALERVPSDIRAAGGVARMADPTIVEEVMNAVSIPVMAKARIGHITEARILEAMGVDYIDESEVLTPADEEFHLLKSDYTVPFVCGCRDLGEALRRIGEGASMLRTKGEPGTGNIVEAVRHMRKVNGQIRQLITKSDDELMTFAKEIGAPYELVKEIKLLGKLPVVNFAAGGVATPADAALMMSLGADGVFVGSGIFKAENPEKFARAIVRATTNYEDYALLAELSKGLGEPMKGIDISTLHASERMQERGW; from the coding sequence ATGACAACAAAAATCATCGGTTCGGAAAAAGTAAAACGCGGGATGGCCCAAATGCAAAAAGGCGGGGTCATCATGGATGTCGTGAATGCGGAGCAGGCAAGGATCGCCGAGGCGGCTGGTGCCGTAGCGGTCATGGCCTTGGAGCGCGTGCCCTCGGATATCCGCGCAGCCGGCGGTGTTGCACGGATGGCGGACCCTACCATCGTCGAGGAAGTGATGAACGCCGTCAGCATTCCAGTCATGGCGAAAGCACGCATCGGCCACATCACCGAAGCGCGCATCCTGGAAGCAATGGGCGTCGACTACATCGATGAGAGCGAAGTGCTGACCCCTGCCGATGAGGAATTCCACCTTTTGAAATCGGACTATACCGTTCCTTTCGTCTGCGGCTGCCGAGATCTGGGAGAAGCCTTGCGCCGCATCGGCGAAGGAGCATCAATGCTGCGCACGAAAGGCGAGCCGGGGACCGGGAATATCGTAGAAGCCGTTCGTCATATGCGCAAAGTCAACGGCCAAATCCGCCAGTTGATCACGAAATCGGACGATGAACTGATGACATTCGCCAAGGAAATCGGTGCCCCTTACGAGTTGGTCAAGGAAATCAAACTGCTCGGGAAACTTCCTGTCGTGAACTTCGCAGCCGGCGGTGTCGCAACACCGGCTGACGCAGCCTTGATGATGAGCTTGGGTGCGGACGGCGTCTTCGTAGGATCAGGCATCTTCAAGGCCGAAAATCCCGAAAAATTCGCCCGCGCCATCGTCCGCGCGACAACCAACTACGAAGATTATGCCCTGTTGGCCGAACTGTCCAAAGGCTTAGGCGAACCGATGAAAGGGATCGACATCAGCACGCTACACGCCTCCGAGCGCATGCAGGAAAGAGGCTGGTAA
- the pdxT gene encoding pyridoxal 5'-phosphate synthase glutaminase subunit PdxT, whose product MTKKIGVLALQGAVTEHLQALTKLGVTASAVKLPADLDGLDGLIIPGGESTAIGRLIREQHLEEPLRQFYASGKVIFGTCAGLILCSTDSSHAPDELRLGFIDIAVERNGFGRQVDSFEALLPFEGIAEPVEAVFIRAPYIRSVGKEVRVLASIDGKIVAAENDQILVTAFHPELTDDLSVFEYFLKKVECSADFRQVQL is encoded by the coding sequence ATGACAAAAAAAATCGGCGTATTGGCCTTACAGGGTGCCGTCACGGAGCATCTGCAGGCACTGACTAAATTGGGTGTCACCGCATCTGCCGTCAAGCTGCCCGCCGATCTGGACGGCTTGGACGGGCTGATCATCCCAGGCGGTGAATCGACCGCCATCGGTCGTTTGATCCGCGAACAACATCTGGAGGAACCTTTACGGCAGTTCTATGCTTCTGGTAAAGTGATTTTTGGTACTTGCGCCGGACTGATCCTTTGCAGCACGGACAGCAGTCATGCACCTGATGAATTGCGGCTCGGCTTCATCGACATCGCAGTCGAACGGAACGGCTTCGGCCGCCAAGTCGACAGCTTCGAAGCCCTGCTGCCTTTTGAAGGCATCGCAGAACCGGTTGAAGCCGTCTTTATCCGCGCCCCTTACATCCGCTCAGTCGGCAAGGAAGTCCGCGTGCTTGCAAGCATCGACGGAAAGATTGTAGCGGCCGAAAACGACCAGATTTTGGTTACTGCCTTCCATCCGGAATTGACGGATGATCTGTCGGTGTTCGAGTATTTTTTGAAGAAAGTCGAATGCAGTGCTGATTTCAGGCAAGTGCAGCTCTGA
- a CDS encoding nucleoside hydrolase-like domain-containing protein: MKKKTAVTITASLIGALLLAGCDSGSQSAVSEESESGVAQEQIQEKEKVRTVITTDGEVDDMNSMLRYFLYANEMELEGIVLTSSMYHYAGDEEAGIEPFRWTGTEWLSNMTDAYEEAYPNLITHAEGYPDPDYIREVTKIGNITDAGEMEKVTEGSEILKELFLDDEESDLYVQTWGGTNTTARALKSIQEEYENTDEWEAIKKSVSDKLVLYIILDQDESYSSYIATNWPDIRIINDQSNFWHFAYAWKFHTDEVNNKLQGEWNYENIKNGHGSLLDMYALMGDGNILEGELPEEQRGSEEYLENNPQYNQYDFISEGDSPSFFYLIDNGLRSMEDPSFGGWGGRFGAENEQLYRNTVLDFDPYTERYEAEYSLMRWFDDIQSDFAARADWASTADYGDANHNPVLTVDEGIDLKVEKGEEVTLHANATDPDGDGLTYSWWRYFEADTYEDSKVEPLEAVADVTSGLQLGLHRDLAEGEKTDTIALSGSDTDTVTFTVPEDAQSGDTIHIIAEVQDDGTHELKHYQRVILTVK, translated from the coding sequence ATGAAAAAGAAGACAGCAGTAACGATCACAGCCTCATTAATTGGTGCACTCTTATTGGCAGGATGCGACAGCGGTTCACAGTCAGCCGTATCGGAGGAGAGTGAAAGCGGTGTGGCACAGGAGCAAATACAGGAAAAAGAAAAAGTTCGCACAGTAATCACAACAGACGGTGAAGTTGATGATATGAATTCCATGTTGAGGTATTTCCTGTATGCGAATGAAATGGAACTGGAAGGGATTGTCCTGACAAGCTCCATGTACCATTATGCCGGTGATGAGGAAGCTGGAATAGAGCCTTTCCGATGGACCGGAACAGAATGGCTCAGCAACATGACGGACGCTTATGAAGAGGCTTATCCGAATTTGATTACGCACGCGGAAGGCTATCCGGATCCGGACTACATTCGTGAAGTGACCAAAATCGGCAATATTACGGATGCGGGAGAAATGGAAAAAGTAACAGAAGGCTCCGAAATTTTAAAAGAACTGTTCTTGGATGATGAAGAAAGCGACCTATATGTACAAACATGGGGAGGCACCAACACCACCGCTAGGGCACTCAAATCAATTCAGGAAGAGTACGAGAATACAGACGAATGGGAAGCTATTAAAAAATCTGTGAGTGATAAACTTGTTCTCTACATCATTCTGGATCAGGATGAAAGTTACAGTTCCTATATCGCTACAAACTGGCCTGATATCCGCATCATCAACGATCAGTCCAATTTCTGGCACTTCGCTTATGCATGGAAATTCCACACGGATGAAGTGAACAACAAGTTGCAGGGAGAATGGAACTACGAAAACATCAAAAATGGCCATGGATCGTTATTGGATATGTATGCACTGATGGGAGACGGAAACATTCTTGAAGGTGAACTGCCGGAGGAACAACGCGGGTCTGAAGAATATCTTGAAAATAATCCGCAATATAACCAGTATGATTTTATCTCAGAAGGTGATTCTCCCTCCTTCTTCTATCTGATTGACAATGGGCTTAGAAGTATGGAAGATCCATCATTTGGTGGTTGGGGAGGAAGATTCGGCGCTGAAAATGAACAATTATACCGCAATACAGTTCTGGACTTTGACCCATACACAGAAAGATACGAGGCTGAATATTCATTGATGCGTTGGTTTGATGATATTCAAAGCGACTTTGCGGCTCGTGCGGATTGGGCCAGTACCGCTGATTACGGAGATGCTAACCACAATCCTGTTTTGACGGTGGATGAAGGGATTGATCTGAAAGTCGAAAAAGGTGAAGAAGTGACCTTGCACGCTAACGCGACTGATCCGGATGGGGATGGCTTGACTTACAGCTGGTGGAGGTACTTTGAAGCTGATACTTATGAAGATTCCAAAGTTGAACCGCTTGAGGCAGTGGCTGATGTGACCAGTGGCTTACAATTGGGTCTGCATCGTGACTTGGCAGAAGGCGAAAAAACGGATACGATTGCATTATCCGGAAGTGACACGGACACCGTAACCTTTACTGTTCCGGAAGATGCTCAGTCAGGAGACACTATCCACATTATCGCAGAAGTGCAAGACGATGGTACCCACGAATTGAAACATTACCAGAGAGTTATCTTAACAGTGAAGTAG
- a CDS encoding 6-phospho-beta-glucosidase — MSAGKGFPEGFFWGGATAANQFEGGWDADGKGPSVIDQLTCSRDFAERFAGVGDYHPSHIGIDFYNRYKEDIALFAEMGFRMFRMSIAWTRIFPNGDELEPNEAGLAFYDDVFDELAKYGIEPLVTISHFEMPQYLVDHYGGWKNRKLIGFFERYATTLFERYQGKVNYWLTFNEINMATFLPQISIGSKAEAGESQEEVMYQALHHQFVASALATKAARAIDPENRIGCMIAYAPVYPLSAKPEDVWSAQRKEEEKLFFSDVHARGYYPPSKLAYLATKGINVTFEQGDEEILAAHTVDFISFSYYASSAASFAQSGVPGEGNALMGEKNPYLAESEWGWQVDPLGLRVALNTFHSRYQLPLMVVENGLGAVDEIVDGKIHDDYRISYLRDHVKAMRDAIVLDGVDLVAYTSWGCIDLVSAGTGEMAKRYGYIYVDRNNDGSGSLDRLKKDSFYWYQKAIASNGEDLD, encoded by the coding sequence ATGTCAGCAGGTAAAGGATTTCCGGAAGGTTTCTTCTGGGGCGGTGCTACAGCCGCCAATCAATTTGAAGGAGGTTGGGACGCTGATGGGAAAGGTCCATCGGTCATCGACCAACTGACCTGCTCGCGTGACTTCGCTGAGCGCTTCGCCGGAGTGGGCGATTATCACCCTTCACACATCGGTATCGATTTCTATAACCGCTACAAGGAAGATATCGCTTTGTTCGCAGAAATGGGCTTCCGGATGTTCCGGATGTCGATCGCTTGGACGCGGATTTTTCCGAATGGAGATGAACTGGAACCAAACGAAGCGGGCTTGGCCTTTTACGATGACGTCTTCGATGAATTGGCCAAATACGGCATCGAACCATTGGTGACGATCTCGCATTTCGAAATGCCGCAATATCTGGTCGATCACTACGGCGGCTGGAAAAACCGCAAGCTGATCGGATTTTTTGAAAGATATGCGACTACCTTGTTCGAACGCTATCAAGGGAAAGTCAATTATTGGCTGACCTTCAACGAAATCAACATGGCGACGTTCCTTCCTCAGATCTCGATCGGTTCGAAAGCCGAAGCGGGCGAAAGCCAGGAAGAAGTCATGTATCAAGCTTTGCATCACCAGTTCGTTGCCAGCGCATTGGCAACGAAAGCGGCCCGGGCAATCGATCCCGAGAACCGCATCGGCTGCATGATCGCCTATGCGCCGGTCTATCCGTTGTCGGCAAAACCGGAAGACGTTTGGTCAGCGCAACGAAAAGAAGAAGAGAAACTGTTCTTCTCAGATGTCCATGCCCGCGGGTATTATCCGCCGAGCAAATTGGCTTACTTAGCCACTAAAGGCATCAACGTTACGTTCGAACAAGGCGACGAGGAAATCTTGGCCGCACATACAGTCGATTTCATTTCCTTCAGCTATTATGCTTCCAGCGCAGCCAGCTTTGCGCAATCCGGCGTGCCGGGTGAAGGCAATGCTTTGATGGGCGAAAAGAACCCATACTTGGCGGAATCGGAATGGGGTTGGCAAGTCGATCCATTGGGACTGCGCGTCGCTCTGAACACCTTCCATTCCCGTTACCAATTGCCGCTGATGGTGGTCGAAAACGGTTTGGGTGCTGTGGATGAAATCGTCGATGGCAAAATCCATGACGATTACCGCATCTCCTACCTCCGCGATCACGTCAAAGCGATGCGTGATGCGATCGTGCTGGACGGCGTGGATCTCGTCGCCTATACGTCTTGGGGCTGCATCGACCTGGTTTCGGCCGGGACGGGCGAGATGGCGAAACGCTACGGCTACATCTATGTGGACCGCAACAACGACGGTTCCGGCAGCTTGGATCGCCTGAAGAAGGATTCCTTCTACTGGTACCAAAAAGCCATCGCCAGCAATGGCGAAGATTTGGACTAG
- a CDS encoding glycoside hydrolase family 1 protein, with product MQTVFPEGFLWGGATAANQYEGAYNVDGKGLSVQDVTPQGGFGPITDGPTPDNMKLEGIDFYHRYKEDIALFAEMGFKTYRTSIAWTRIFPNGDEAEPNEAGLQFYDDLFDELAKYGIEPLITLSHYETPLHLAREYDGWVNRKMIGFYENYVRTVFTRYKDKVKYWLTFNEINSIIHAPFMSGGIATAPDQLSKSDLYQACHHELVASALATKIGHEINPDFKIGCMVIAMPTYPLTSHPDDIIAVMEADRQNFFFSDVHVRGTYPGYMKRYFREHGIELNITPEDEEILKNTVDFVSFSYYMSSTETADPTKRAAGEGNILGGIHNPYLEASEWGWQIDPKGLRVILNTFWDRYQKPLFIVENGLGAVDQLVEGEDGQMTVNDDYRINYLNDHLVQVAEAIADGVELMGYTTWGCIDLVSASTAELKKRYGFIYVDRHDDGSGTLNRYKKKSFNWYKEVIATNGASLVQK from the coding sequence ATGCAAACAGTATTTCCAGAAGGATTTTTATGGGGTGGCGCAACTGCCGCCAACCAATACGAAGGTGCTTATAATGTTGACGGAAAGGGGCTTTCCGTTCAGGATGTAACCCCTCAAGGCGGATTTGGGCCGATCACGGATGGTCCGACACCGGACAACATGAAATTGGAAGGGATCGACTTCTACCACCGTTATAAAGAAGATATCGCCTTGTTTGCGGAAATGGGCTTCAAAACATATCGTACATCCATCGCTTGGACACGCATCTTCCCGAACGGCGACGAAGCGGAGCCGAACGAAGCTGGCTTGCAGTTCTACGATGACTTGTTCGATGAATTGGCAAAATACGGCATCGAACCGCTGATTACGCTGTCGCATTACGAAACGCCGCTGCACTTGGCGCGCGAGTATGATGGTTGGGTCAACCGCAAAATGATCGGCTTCTACGAAAACTATGTGCGCACGGTCTTCACGCGCTACAAAGACAAAGTCAAATACTGGTTGACGTTCAATGAAATAAACTCGATTATCCACGCGCCATTCATGAGCGGCGGAATCGCAACAGCTCCGGATCAATTATCGAAATCCGATCTGTACCAAGCCTGCCACCATGAATTGGTAGCCAGCGCTTTGGCGACAAAAATCGGCCACGAAATCAACCCGGACTTCAAAATCGGCTGCATGGTCATCGCAATGCCGACGTATCCGTTGACTTCCCATCCTGATGATATCATCGCCGTGATGGAAGCGGATCGCCAAAACTTCTTCTTCTCGGATGTGCATGTACGCGGCACGTACCCTGGTTACATGAAGCGCTACTTCCGCGAGCACGGCATCGAGCTGAATATCACACCGGAAGACGAAGAAATCCTGAAGAACACGGTCGATTTCGTTTCCTTCAGCTACTACATGAGTTCCACGGAAACGGCTGATCCTACCAAGAGAGCAGCAGGCGAAGGCAATATCTTGGGCGGTATTCATAATCCATATCTGGAAGCTTCCGAGTGGGGCTGGCAGATCGATCCAAAAGGCTTGCGTGTCATCCTGAATACGTTCTGGGATCGCTACCAAAAACCGTTGTTCATCGTCGAAAACGGCTTGGGGGCAGTCGATCAGCTGGTTGAAGGCGAAGACGGCCAAATGACCGTCAACGACGACTACCGCATCAACTACCTGAATGACCACCTGGTGCAGGTCGCGGAAGCGATCGCGGACGGCGTCGAGCTGATGGGCTACACGACTTGGGGCTGCATCGACTTGGTCAGCGCGTCCACTGCAGAATTGAAAAAACGCTACGGCTTCATTTATGTCGACCGCCACGATGACGGATCCGGTACTTTGAACCGTTACAAGAAAAAATCATTCAACTGGTACAAAGAAGTCATCGCAACAAACGGCGCATCTTTGGTACAGAAATAG
- a CDS encoding beta-glucoside-specific PTS transporter subunit IIABC, which translates to MKYEELANDILAHVGGKENVRSLAHCVTRLRFKLVDESKADTEYLKKREGIVTVIQSGGQYQVVIGNHVPDVYEAVNAVGGLNGGGEVAAEDDGPKGSLFNQFIDMISKIFQPILGPLAATGMLKGVAAIMVAAGMSTTDGAYVLIQAAGDGFFNFLPIFLAFTASKHFKMNSFTAMAVATAMVYPGLVNPVGIDPLYTLFAGSIFESPIYMTFLGLPVIMMSYASSVVPILLAVFLGSKVENVLKKIVPDVVKLFLVPFLTLLIVVPLTVLFVGPLATWAATLLGAGVSWIYNSSPIVAGAVLGGGWQVFVMFGLHWGLVPIAINNLATQGYDQLLSTILGVSFAQTGAVLAILLKTKEAKVKQLSIPAFISGLFGVTEPAIYGITLPMKRPFQLSCIAGAISGIVAGIFKLTSYRMGGMGIFSFPSYLDANGTMSFNFWASIIVCAVGLVAGFILVFFSKIPVLYGETETAATATNTATTLNTNSVVIEAMKKDLSAAAEKDLVASPMIGEMVLLSDVPDEAFATGALGKGIAIRPTVGEVYAPANATVTLLFPTQHAIGLTTENGTEILIHVGMDTVQLDGEGFTSHVQQGDKVMAGQLLLEFDIDLIQKAGYEVITPIIVTNSNDYLDVLTTKEATLTDGDYLLTVIA; encoded by the coding sequence ATGAAGTATGAAGAATTAGCAAATGATATTTTGGCTCACGTCGGCGGTAAAGAAAATGTGCGTAGCTTGGCACATTGCGTGACTCGTCTGCGTTTTAAATTGGTCGACGAAAGCAAAGCGGATACGGAATACCTGAAAAAACGCGAAGGCATTGTTACCGTCATCCAAAGTGGCGGTCAATATCAAGTAGTAATCGGCAACCACGTACCGGATGTTTATGAAGCTGTTAACGCAGTTGGCGGATTGAATGGCGGCGGTGAGGTAGCTGCTGAAGATGATGGTCCAAAGGGTAGTCTGTTCAATCAGTTCATCGATATGATTTCAAAAATTTTCCAACCAATCTTAGGACCGTTGGCAGCAACAGGGATGCTGAAAGGTGTGGCTGCAATTATGGTGGCTGCTGGCATGTCGACTACTGATGGGGCCTATGTCCTGATTCAAGCAGCCGGTGACGGATTCTTCAACTTCCTGCCGATCTTCCTTGCATTCACTGCCAGCAAACATTTCAAAATGAACAGCTTTACTGCGATGGCAGTCGCAACCGCAATGGTCTATCCAGGCTTGGTCAATCCTGTAGGAATCGATCCATTGTACACTTTATTCGCTGGTTCCATTTTTGAATCGCCGATCTACATGACTTTCTTGGGCTTGCCGGTCATCATGATGAGCTACGCTTCATCGGTTGTACCGATTCTGTTGGCCGTCTTCTTGGGTTCCAAAGTCGAAAATGTCTTGAAGAAGATCGTTCCGGATGTCGTGAAGTTATTCTTGGTTCCTTTCTTAACACTGTTGATTGTCGTTCCATTGACTGTCTTGTTTGTCGGACCGCTCGCCACATGGGCAGCTACGTTGCTAGGCGCTGGTGTATCCTGGATCTATAATTCGAGCCCAATCGTTGCAGGCGCTGTATTAGGTGGCGGTTGGCAAGTATTCGTCATGTTCGGTTTGCATTGGGGATTGGTGCCGATCGCAATCAACAACTTGGCGACACAAGGTTATGATCAACTATTGTCTACTATATTAGGTGTTTCTTTCGCTCAGACAGGTGCAGTATTGGCTATTTTGTTAAAAACGAAAGAAGCAAAAGTAAAACAATTGAGTATTCCGGCTTTCATTTCCGGTTTGTTCGGGGTAACTGAGCCTGCTATCTACGGGATCACTTTACCGATGAAACGTCCATTCCAATTGAGCTGTATTGCTGGTGCCATCTCCGGTATCGTGGCAGGTATCTTCAAATTGACAAGCTACCGTATGGGCGGTATGGGCATCTTCTCATTCCCAAGCTACTTGGATGCAAACGGAACAATGAGCTTCAATTTCTGGGCTTCCATCATCGTATGTGCAGTAGGACTTGTTGCAGGCTTCATCCTTGTATTCTTCTCAAAAATTCCAGTTCTTTACGGAGAAACTGAAACTGCAGCAACTGCAACAAATACAGCGACAACACTGAACACAAACTCTGTAGTCATTGAAGCAATGAAAAAAGACTTGAGCGCAGCTGCTGAAAAAGATTTGGTCGCTAGCCCAATGATCGGCGAAATGGTTCTCTTGTCAGATGTTCCGGATGAAGCTTTTGCGACTGGCGCACTTGGTAAAGGGATCGCGATCCGTCCGACTGTCGGTGAAGTCTATGCTCCGGCAAACGCAACTGTAACACTCTTGTTCCCAACCCAACATGCAATCGGTTTAACGACTGAAAACGGAACTGAAATTCTGATCCACGTCGGAATGGATACGGTCCAATTGGATGGTGAAGGCTTCACGAGCCATGTGCAACAAGGCGATAAAGTAATGGCTGGCCAATTGCTGTTGGAATTCGACATCGACTTGATCCAAAAAGCAGGCTACGAAGTCATCACACCGATCATCGTCACAAACAGCAACGATTACCTGGATGTGCTCACGACGAAAGAAGCGACGTTGACTGACGGCGACTATCTGCTGACGGTCATCGCATAA
- a CDS encoding PRD domain-containing protein: protein MKIGKVYNNNVVLAEAGDASEVIVMGKGIGFQKRTGDAIDKSLIEKTFVIQENDSADQLKAIYQDLPQEESDAIFKIIQEAETRLNHIFQANVYLTLADHIHYAIQRTKEGIELTNPLAFEVKKFYRREYELGKIGLELIAEHVGVMMAPDEATSIALHFVNAQKEGQLIEETMKVTRIVQDILNIVRLHFGVAFDEESISYNRFYTHLHYFAQRVVMGEVFQTDPDTFLVEQVKANYPAAYNCANKIATYVGAAHHFQVGTDELVYLTIHIHRVVQQK, encoded by the coding sequence ATGAAAATCGGAAAAGTCTATAACAACAACGTGGTCTTGGCAGAGGCCGGAGACGCATCCGAAGTCATTGTGATGGGGAAAGGGATCGGCTTCCAGAAAAGAACGGGAGACGCAATCGACAAATCCTTGATTGAGAAGACTTTCGTCATCCAGGAAAATGATTCAGCAGATCAATTAAAGGCCATTTATCAGGATTTACCGCAAGAAGAATCAGATGCCATTTTTAAGATCATCCAAGAAGCCGAGACGAGGCTGAATCATATCTTCCAGGCAAACGTCTACCTGACGCTTGCTGACCATATCCATTACGCCATCCAGCGGACAAAGGAAGGGATTGAATTGACCAATCCTTTGGCCTTCGAAGTGAAGAAGTTCTATCGACGGGAGTACGAGCTCGGCAAAATCGGGCTGGAACTCATCGCGGAACATGTCGGTGTCATGATGGCCCCCGATGAAGCGACATCCATCGCTCTTCATTTCGTGAATGCGCAGAAGGAAGGCCAACTGATCGAAGAGACCATGAAAGTGACCCGGATTGTTCAGGACATCCTGAACATTGTCCGCTTGCATTTCGGAGTCGCCTTCGATGAAGAATCGATTTCCTATAACCGGTTCTATACCCATCTGCACTATTTTGCGCAGCGGGTCGTCATGGGAGAAGTTTTCCAGACGGATCCGGACACCTTCTTGGTGGAGCAAGTGAAGGCAAACTATCCGGCTGCCTATAACTGTGCAAACAAAATAGCGACTTATGTCGGAGCTGCCCACCATTTCCAAGTCGGGACCGACGAACTTGTTTACCTCACGATCCATATCCACCGGGTCGTGCAGCAAAAGTGA
- a CDS encoding DUF6198 family protein has translation MEKKVLASELALAMGVMCNAIAVSLMIKSELGVSTISSVPVVLNEMFAHVTIGSWNFLFQVVLVVVMALITRKFLGYVFSIALALLFGYLLDFFELLFSGIVANIPLRIVFFFTGFFMLSLGISLMLNCRLPALPFDLFVREMSEHFGLTVKQMKTGFDAVCVGLSVVFSLLFLEGIAGVGLGTVFAMLFTGTVTQHFANRLNSRFVFQKMMIIKERA, from the coding sequence ATGGAGAAAAAAGTGTTGGCAAGTGAACTTGCCTTGGCAATGGGCGTGATGTGCAACGCCATTGCCGTGTCGTTGATGATCAAAAGTGAATTAGGGGTGTCGACGATTTCATCCGTTCCGGTTGTGTTGAACGAAATGTTTGCGCACGTGACGATCGGCAGCTGGAACTTTCTCTTCCAAGTGGTCCTTGTGGTGGTGATGGCTCTGATTACGCGGAAGTTTTTGGGATATGTCTTTTCGATTGCATTGGCATTGTTGTTCGGCTACCTGTTGGATTTCTTTGAATTGCTTTTTTCAGGCATCGTCGCAAACATACCGCTACGGATCGTGTTCTTTTTCACCGGATTTTTCATGTTGTCGCTCGGGATCAGTCTGATGCTGAATTGCCGTTTGCCGGCTCTGCCGTTCGACTTGTTCGTGCGCGAAATGTCCGAACATTTCGGGCTCACTGTGAAGCAAATGAAGACGGGATTCGACGCCGTCTGCGTCGGATTGAGTGTTGTATTTTCATTGCTGTTCCTGGAAGGAATCGCCGGAGTCGGGCTCGGGACCGTGTTCGCCATGCTCTTCACCGGTACGGTCACGCAGCATTTCGCGAACCGATTGAACAGCCGCTTCGTTTTTCAGAAAATGATGATAATCAAAGAACGCGCGTAA
- a CDS encoding pentapeptide repeat-containing protein: MPAKIMEPVLPKDLPEKNFADCFDPDEPYIEHAIFKDTAIDLGDRRGVEFTEVRFQNVTFSETTVPQLYLRDVIFESCDFANVQLDEVTMKRVRFVNCRLIGTSMTEGVFKDVLFRECNLQMAALGFSRQKNVRYENCRLNEADFYTCKLKKIDFSECDLSGINFTGTPLKAIDISSCRFERISVTLEDLKGAIVSEEQALAFVVMLGLVIKN; encoded by the coding sequence GTGCCCGCCAAAATCATGGAACCCGTTCTGCCAAAAGATTTGCCTGAAAAAAATTTCGCCGACTGTTTCGATCCGGATGAACCTTACATAGAACACGCCATCTTCAAAGACACTGCCATCGACCTTGGCGACAGACGGGGAGTGGAGTTCACCGAAGTCAGATTCCAGAACGTGACTTTCAGCGAAACGACAGTACCGCAATTGTACTTGCGGGATGTCATCTTCGAAAGCTGCGATTTCGCCAACGTGCAACTGGATGAAGTGACGATGAAGCGGGTCCGCTTTGTGAATTGCCGACTCATCGGCACCTCGATGACCGAAGGCGTCTTTAAGGACGTGCTCTTCCGGGAATGCAACCTGCAGATGGCGGCTCTGGGATTCAGCCGGCAGAAGAATGTCCGTTACGAGAACTGCCGCCTGAATGAAGCCGATTTTTACACCTGCAAACTGAAGAAAATCGATTTTTCGGAGTGCGATCTGTCCGGAATCAATTTCACGGGAACACCTTTGAAGGCGATCGACATCAGCAGCTGCCGATTCGAGCGCATCAGCGTCACGCTTGAGGATCTCAAAGGTGCAATCGTCAGCGAGGAACAGGCTTTGGCCTTCGTTGTGATGCTCGGGCTGGTCATCAAAAATTAA